Genomic window (Chondrocystis sp. NIES-4102):
ACTACACTATTGTAATTGTTACTCACAATATGCAGCAGGCATCTAGAGTAGCAGATTATACAGGTTTTTTCAACGTTACGGAAGTAGCAGGGGGAAATCGTCAAGGTTATTTAGCAGAGTTTGCGCCTACAGAAGAAATCTTCCAAAACCCACAACAAGAAGCGACTCAGCAATACGTAAGTGGTCGTTTTGGCTAAGTTTTAAGCTGATTTTTATATAGATTCTCAAGGTAGGGTCAATTTATTGATAGGATAAATTCAACCTGGGATCGTTTACATACAATTATGTTTTCTAAAAAATACTTATCTCGCATATTGGCATTAGTTTTAGTGGTAGCTATTGGTTTAATGGGTTGTACTAGTAATCCTTCTGGATTATCTGGCAATTACGGTAAAGATACTGTAGCAATCTTAGAAAATCTTAAGTCTGCAATTAATTTACCTGATGATGCAAGTAACAAAAAAGAAGTAATTAGTTTAGCCCGCAGCCAAATTAGCGATTATGCTTCTCGTTATCGTCGCAATTCCCAAACTGCTGGTTTACGCTCATTTACTACTATGCAAACTGCTTTAAACGCGCTGGCTGGTTATTATAGTTCTTATGGCAACCGTCCACTACCAGAAAAGCTAAAAAATCGTTTAAATGATGAATTTAGACAAGTAGAAATCTCTTTAAAAAGAGGCGTATAAGTCTAAATTACTCTAAATAATAGATTCCTCAGAAGTATTAACGCTATTGAGGTTTTTTTTTGTTTAAAAATTATACACTATACAAAGTTTTGTTATCTTCAATTTATATATAACTAAATTTACTAATCTCGCTTAAGTAAGAAAGTAAATTATTATATCTATTAAATACAAAGGTTGCTAATTTAATATGGTTAAGCAGATAAGATTTATTGATTTATTTTGCGGTATTGGAGGTCTAAGGTTAGGTTTTGAAGATGCTTGCCGAGATTTAAAGATTAATTCTATTTGTGTTTTTTCTTCCGAAATTAAATCAGCAGCTATTAAAGTTTATCAGAAGAATTTTAATGGTGATCAAGTAGATGGAGATATTACTAAAATTGATTCCCAGCAAATTCCATCTTTTGATATTTTATTAGCAGGTTTTCCTTGTCAGTCATTTAGTAGTGCAGGCAACAGAAACGGCTTATCGGATGAACGAGGAGTTTTATTTTATGAAATTGAGCGAATCTTAAGAGATAAAAAACCCCAAGGATTCTTATTAGAAAATGTGGCTAATTTAATTAAGCATGAAAATGGTAAAACTTGGAAGATAATTGAAGATAAACTACTAAATTTAGGATACAAAGTTAATTATACAGTTTTGAATTCTAAAGATCATGGATTACCTCAGAGTAGGGAGAGAATTTATATTGTTGGTACACTCCAGCAAAAAGTAAACTTAGAAAATTTTTCAGAGGAGACATCATGTTTAGAAGATATTTTAGAACAAGGTAAAAAAACTTTAGATACAATCTTTGTTAGAAAATTATTAAAGAAATATAGTTTAACCGAGTTATATGGAAAAGCAATTAAGGATAAAAGAGGCGGAGATAATAATATTCATAGCTGGGATTTAGAACTTAAAGGACAGATCAACCAAGAGCAAAAAGAATTACTAAATGAACTTTTGAAAGCCAGAAGAAACAATAAATGGGCAGAGATTAAAGGTATTAAATGGATGGATGGGATGCCTTTAACTATAGAAGAAATTACAAGTTTTTATAAACCTATTTTCTTTGCCAATAATCTTCAATATCTAAAAGATTTATTAGATGATTTGGTGGAAAAAAAGTATTTGTCTTTTGAGCATCCCAAGGATGAAGTTGAAGTTATAAATAAATTAGGAAAGCTAGTAAAAAAGAGATTGCCGAGGGAGGATTTACCCAAAGGATATAATATTGTTACAGGAAAACTTAGTTTTGAAATCAATAAAATTTTAGATCCTCAAGCTATTGCGCCTACACTTGTAGCAACGGATATGGAGCGTATAGGTGTTATTGACGGACAAGGAATTAGGAAATTAACGACTAGGGAAGGTCTTAGAATGTTTGGATTTCCTGAATCTTTTGTATTAGATTTAAGTGTTAAACAAGCTTTTGATTTATTAGGAAATACTGTTCCAATTCCTGTTGTTAAAAAAGTAGCAACAAGGCTATTAAATTGTCTCAATGAAGCTCAATCAGACTTTGCTTTTAATTGTAATTATTCCCTATCTGCTGATGCTGAATCTATAGATAGTTTTTCTCCAGTATGTTCAAAATAATTATCTATTACTTCTTGCAACCATCTATCTTTATTAATTTCTGTTTTTGTATAGGAGGATAAAGTTTTATATAAGGCTAAAATCAAATCTTCCTTGTTGGCAAAAGGTTTATATCTTGACCTTGGAGATATCCAATTTACTGGACGAATATTAATGATAACATTTCTTTTAGCTTGAACTTTGAGGGGATAATTATTAGAGCTAGATGTAATTTCCCAGATTTTTTTTAACCATAAATCTTTAATTTCAAGTTTTCCATTAAATAAACTATAGGAAAATATTAAATAGTCAGCATCTAAGCGATATGCCTTGGTTCTAAGAGCATCACAATAAGCTTCAAAATTCGCTACATCAAAAGCAGGTGAACGACCATGAACAAATGTTTTTATTTCTAATCATCCTTTAGTTTGATCATCTGGAAGAATATAAAAATCAGGAGATTGTTGAGTGTAAATATTAGCATTTACGTAAATTTTATTTTCATCAAACCAACTTTTCAACCATTCTTGAAATAAATCTCCGATCGCATTTGCCTCTCGCACAAGAGTACTAACTCCCATAAATTCTATAGTTATTTTGCCCTTAGCTTCTTTAATACCTGCGTCTATTAATTTTTGATATATTTCAACAGCACTATAAACTTCTTGATTCATTATTTTGGCAAACAAATATAACTAAAGATTAAGAATTTCAGTAGCAGCGCGATTGCAAACTCCCTCATTACCTAAAAGAGAGCGCATTTGTTGATATCCTGCAATTATTTCTTTTCTTGCCAAATCGTTAGTTAATAGATGGAGGGTTTGAGTCGCAATATTATCGGCGGTGACTGCTTCTTGTTGTAATTCAGGAACTAATTTTTTATTGAGAATTAAATTAGTAGGCGACATTAAAGGGATGGAAAAACGCAAAAGTTTAAGATAAATCCAAGCGGTGAGGGGATGAACACGATAAATAACCACTTGAGGAACATTTAATAGGGCAATTTCTAGATTTACTGTACCTGACTTAGTAATAGCAACATCAGCAGCAGCGATCGCTTTTATCGGGGAATCTGCGATAATTTGTGCAGGTATATTATATTGCTCAATGGCAGCTTCGATCTTCGGGCGATAGTTTGATAGTGATAGAGGAATGAGAAATTGCACATTTGGCATCTGTTGGACAATTTTTTGTGCAGCCTCACACATTACAGGTAAGAGATATTTTATTTCTTGTTGGCGTGATGCAGGTAGCAGGGTGATAATTTGAGCATCTAAAGGAAGTTTAAGATCTTGTCTTGCTTGCTCTCTATTGGGTGCTGCTTGCATTCTATCTAATAGAGGATGACCTACCCAGGTTACATTAATACCTTTACTAGTAAAATATTGCGCTTCTGCTGGAAAAACCGCCAGTAGTTTATCCACCACCTGAGTAATTTTTGGGACATTATTTAACATTGGCACAGCCCAATCTTGGGGAGCAATATAATAAACAATGGGGATATGAGGAAAATGCTTTTTTACATAACCAGCTAAAGCTAAATTGGGGGTGGGATAGTCTACTATAATTAGGATATCTGGCAGATTTGCTTGAAGATATTTTTTAGTAAAAGTTTGAATCTTAATCGTCCGAGTTACAAAGGGCAAGGCTTCAATTAAACCCATAGAACCAATTGTATCAGTATGGGCAATAATTTCTGCCCCTGCTGCCTTCATGCGATCGCCACCTAAACCTGCGATGGTTAAAGGTATATTTTTAGTAGCAGCAACTTGATATAGAGACTTGATTAACATTGCTGCTTGTAAATCTCCAGAAACTTCGCCAGTACTAATAAAAATTTTCAATTTAAATATCCTCTAAAATGTTGAGATGGAGGCTAATTTTTTCTTGCCACTTACTCAAATAGTAGAGTAGTCCATAAATAAAGATAACTGTACCAATCATCTCTAATATTTCCTCTACAGTTGCTGCTAAAGCATAGGGTAAGTGTTGTTGTCCTTGAGCCTCGGCTAAATAACTACCCACCATCTCCATAATTAATGCACCACCAATATAAATACCCCCAGCAGTAATAAAATGCCGTTGAGATATTTGGGGTAGATGACGGCTAAATTTCCAATAGCGTTTGGCAAACCAAAAAACAAAAATTGTTCCAGGAATTACCCACATGGAATGGAGAAACCAAGGTAAATTAAGGGCTTTGCTAACTTCTGGAATAATTAAAATCTCGTGGATACTTAAAATTTCATCGATCGCCAGTAAAAAGAAAATAAAAGATAATAGTTTCCAGTCGGCAGCATAGCGATCGCGCTCTTGTTTTTTACCTATAGCAATAATTCTGAGCAAAAAAGCACAAAATGCCAACATCAAAGTGGAATACCAAGTAGGAAAATTTAATTCGCGATCGAGATTAAATAAGTCCATCCAGTCCGAGCGATAGTCATATACATACTTGCATATCTGAATTACTATACTTATCGAACCAAAAAAAATTATCCCCATCACTAGATATTTCATTATTGCTCTGGGCGAAAGAGAAATTTTAATGTGCATTGATAATTACTAATTATTAATTGTGATCACTACTAATTACTTCCCCTGTTAAACTAAAAGCGCGAATCTCGGTGATTTTTACTTTCACAGTTTTACCTTTCAATTGGGTAATATCCCCAGGAAAGAAGGTTAAACGATTACCTCTAGTCCTTCCCATAACTTGCGTGGGATCTTTAACATTTTGCTCTTCGACTAAAATTTCTTCCACTCTGCCTAAATAACGATTAGAGCGAGCTTCGGCACAGACAGATACTAAACGGTTAAGACGTTGCAAGCGATCGCTTTTTATTTCTTCGCTTAATTGGTTATCCCATACAGCAGCAGGAGTGCCAGGACGAGGGGAATAGGCTGCGGTATTAATTAAATCAAATTCAATATCTTCTACTAGTTTTAATGTATTCTCAAATTGTTCCTCGGTTTCTCCTGGAAAACCCACAATAGCATCGGCAGTAATGGAAGCATCAGGCATATATTCCCTAATTGTTTGAATAATGCGACGATATTTTTGGTGAGTATAACCTCTTTTCATCGCTTTTAACACTTCATTGTCCCCCGACTGAAAAGGTATATGAAAGTGTTCACAAACTTTAGGTAATTCCTGACAAGCTTTGATTAGTCTTTCAGTAAAATAACGCGGGTGACTGGTGGCAAATCTCAGGCGATCGACTCCAGGTATATCATGAACATAGTAAAGTAAATCCGTTAGGGTGTGTAGATGTCTGCCTTCGGGAGTGCTTCCAGGTAAATCTCTACCATAAGCATCTAT
Coding sequences:
- a CDS encoding photosystem II protein Psb27 → MFSKKYLSRILALVLVVAIGLMGCTSNPSGLSGNYGKDTVAILENLKSAINLPDDASNKKEVISLARSQISDYASRYRRNSQTAGLRSFTTMQTALNALAGYYSSYGNRPLPEKLKNRLNDEFRQVEISLKRGV
- a CDS encoding cytosine-specific methyltransferase is translated as MVKQIRFIDLFCGIGGLRLGFEDACRDLKINSICVFSSEIKSAAIKVYQKNFNGDQVDGDITKIDSQQIPSFDILLAGFPCQSFSSAGNRNGLSDERGVLFYEIERILRDKKPQGFLLENVANLIKHENGKTWKIIEDKLLNLGYKVNYTVLNSKDHGLPQSRERIYIVGTLQQKVNLENFSEETSCLEDILEQGKKTLDTIFVRKLLKKYSLTELYGKAIKDKRGGDNNIHSWDLELKGQINQEQKELLNELLKARRNNKWAEIKGIKWMDGMPLTIEEITSFYKPIFFANNLQYLKDLLDDLVEKKYLSFEHPKDEVEVINKLGKLVKKRLPREDLPKGYNIVTGKLSFEINKILDPQAIAPTLVATDMERIGVIDGQGIRKLTTREGLRMFGFPESFVLDLSVKQAFDLLGNTVPIPVVKKVATRLLNCLNEAQSDFAFNCNYSLSADAESIDSFSPVCSK
- the lpxB2 gene encoding lipid A disaccharide synthase — encoded protein: MKIFISTGEVSGDLQAAMLIKSLYQVAATKNIPLTIAGLGGDRMKAAGAEIIAHTDTIGSMGLIEALPFVTRTIKIQTFTKKYLQANLPDILIIVDYPTPNLALAGYVKKHFPHIPIVYYIAPQDWAVPMLNNVPKITQVVDKLLAVFPAEAQYFTSKGINVTWVGHPLLDRMQAAPNREQARQDLKLPLDAQIITLLPASRQQEIKYLLPVMCEAAQKIVQQMPNVQFLIPLSLSNYRPKIEAAIEQYNIPAQIIADSPIKAIAAADVAITKSGTVNLEIALLNVPQVVIYRVHPLTAWIYLKLLRFSIPLMSPTNLILNKKLVPELQQEAVTADNIATQTLHLLTNDLARKEIIAGYQQMRSLLGNEGVCNRAATEILNL
- a CDS encoding tRNA-i(6)A37 modification enzyme MiaB, with product MNKADSERMAGVLENMGFEASEDPNLADLILYNTCTIRDNAEQKVYSYLGRQAKRKHQQPDLTLIVAGCVAQQEGEKLLRRVPELDLVMGPQHANRLEDLLQQVFDGNQVVATEPVHIMEDITKPRRDSNVTAWVNIIYGCNERCSYCVVPNVRGTEQSRTPEAIKAEMEELGRQGYKEITLLGQNIDAYGRDLPGSTPEGRHLHTLTDLLYYVHDIPGVDRLRFATSHPRYFTERLIKACQELPKVCEHFHIPFQSGDNEVLKAMKRGYTHQKYRRIIQTIREYMPDASITADAIVGFPGETEEQFENTLKLVEDIEFDLINTAAYSPRPGTPAAVWDNQLSEEIKSDRLQRLNRLVSVCAEARSNRYLGRVEEILVEEQNVKDPTQVMGRTRGNRLTFFPGDITQLKGKTVKVKITEIRAFSLTGEVISSDHN